CGGTTTTAGAGAAAATCCCATCATCCATTCTTTGAGGAACAAACAAATTGACAGTTTCAGCCATACTATGATGGACGttccacgaaaaaatataattagaaTTTTGCGTCTCTTTGTTTTTTTCCTTTTCGACTTGTCCATTTCGAACGAACCTTACTGGCGGAACTGTATAACGTCGCAATCAACATCGCTTTCTATTGGTTAATATTTCGTATAAGATCGATTGAATTTCACTGAAAGATCGATAATCTCTTGACTTACTATCGGCAATTTGTTGCagaaccaaaaaaagaaaagactGATGGATTAACCCAGAATGGTGCCCTATCCCCGAGCTCAGAGATGCCGATGCACGTTCAACAGTCCTCCTTCGAAGATAAACCAGAGAGGCCTAGCACTCTGGGCCATGGAAAGCTCACCAGAAGGTTACTTTGCTACCATAGCGAACATTGTGAGTATTTAACATAGTCTGTTCGTTTTAGCAATGGCGTGACGTCAGGGATCGCTCTTAAAACATTATTGCCATACTGTCAGTACTATTTCTCTCTACTTACCATAAAACCGCTGATACAAATCGAATAAATAAGCTAGCACAACAAGAATGTGCAATAACAGCAACATAGTGAAGTGTTGACAACGAAAACTTCCGAAAGGTATAGGGTTGCTAATATATTTTGGAAAACATGTGAATTTTGCTCTCCTACCATCTTTGATTAGCCCCCATTTCAGCCTAGAATCCATATAGAACGCGGCTTGTCAACTCCATGATTCAGGCAACTCGAAACTTCACCGAAGGAAATAAACAGCGCCTTCCAACTTCCGAGTAGTAATCTCCCCCGATACAGGCATTCATCAGGGGCTGTCCTGAATGCCAACGTAACAATTTGCGGTCGTTATATTTTTGACCCTCGCCTCTATTAGGTCCCGAAACTCGTCGTAAATGGCTTTTGGAATGTTCGTCGTCTAACCCCAATAGGCTGACCTTAGATTCGACATATAATCAGGGCTATTCGTTCCTTTCATTCCATTCATTTCTCGATTCTCCGAACATAGCCTTCATATTTGGGGTAGAAATAGGTGTTTAGGACCGATTTAAGATCGTTAAGTCCAATGAGGTTATGTTACTATGCAAATAACATAGATTTTGTGTTCCAAAGTTGGAAAAACTTGCATAAATTCGACCTTGGTTCACTGAGGATCCCAAGCCCGGCGTATATGTGACTATTTTTTTATGGACGTTTTCTTGTGTTTTCAGTCAATGATAGAGAGCAGCAAACGTGTACCCCTCCCATGCAGCAGGATGTCCACGGTGAGCATCTGCCGCCGCCTCCTTCATCGGCGGGCTTCATCCTGCCCGAGCTGCCTGAACCTCCCATTCCGCTATCGGAGATTGGACCCATACCGCCCCCACCTATGTTCAGTTCTCCGAGTCCGATGCCCCGAAGACAAGTAACAACCCCGCCAATAATCAACCAACATATCGACTACGATTATGAAGGTAAAACCACCTGAAATATTTACTGAATAGTCCCCTTTTTATACTCATTACCGACAACAGATGCGGAAGACGACGAGGACGACATCAACAACGCCGTTTTCGACGAAGATGACGACTCCGAGGAGCATGTCTCCTATATGTTCCGTATGCCGAGGCCAGATCCCGCAATTGATACGAATCGGATTGATGAGATACCGGCGAAAGAGCCCCGCTTCAACGCGGTACCCCTCAAATCCGCCCTCAAGAAGAAACCGAGCAACAGCGGCTCCACCGGTACACCCCTAAGCACGCCAACGCAGGAGAATAGATCTGTTTTGAAGCACGGCATGGGCGATTCAAGCTCTGGGTAAGTCGCACCTCACGTTCATCTTCGATTAACCTTCGTCGATTATTGCTAGTGAAACTTTTTTCATCACATTGGtgtttttgaagaaaacttACTGAACTTTATCCTGACCTATTTGTTCAAACGTATTTTTATTGTCAGTTTTAGAGGGTCGCAACAGAGGGCTCGGATTCGATTCTGGTAATTATTATAACATTCTTTTCAGAAGTTCAATGACATTTGTAGATATTTTAGTTATAGATCAGACCATATTCAATGCCGCTACATCATACACCTTTGAAGGGTTTTGAGTTTGACTCACCGAAATCGCCATTTTGTGCTTTCACATAAATGCAGATTGTGAATATCaccattcattttcatttgaaaatattcgACGTCACCGAGTCGATCAGTTCACCTGCTTCTTGTACTCTCATCCCATGTGTTGACTGTTGCAAATTGTgactatttttcatttgcatGGTTCAATATCGATAGTCTTTCTTACGTATTTCCGATTGATGGAAAAGTGAAATATTCTGTCTTCCATCGTAATAAAGTGGACTGAATCAATAAATTGTCGGTAGTTTTTGCTACATCATCGAAAGTCCCTAACTCGTCTCGTAAAAGATATATTCACTGATCAAGTGATAAAAGGCTTACTGCTTACTGCTAAAGAGAAGAATGGTAAATTACAAGATTCATTAGGGGTGAAATATTGATGCACCCTGGTCCAGATTTCGAATAAACGACAAAAGACATACACATCATCTTCTGATCTGCTTTGATTCTCTTTCAATTCCTACATTCCACATCATTTTGTAGAATGGAAGAATAATTATACAGTATAAAAAGTTCGCATGAGTTATTATTAATGTAAATAAAACCTTCATGGGGATTTCCTAGGTGATATAATTACACATACTTCAAGGTTATGTTGTATATAATGATAAAATTATGAATTCGCCTAAGATGGTACTTGGTcttgatatttcttttttttttttcatatgaacTTCACTGAATGTGTCTTTGTGTTCGTGATTCGTCGTTTTCATCATTTCAATCGACTCTTACACGTTATCCATATATTACAGTACGAAGCCTGTGAAGTTCTCGATCGGTTTATCGTGCACCTTGGAGAACAAAGAGAACACCATCATTATCACTGAAGACAACAGCGACAGCGATTCCAATGATGGCCCCATCAATTATAGGGATGACAGCGAACTCTCATCTGCCGATAGACTGGCTTTGAAAATTGCCAGAAAGGAGAGCCTCTCCTTGAAGTTGTCCCTGAGGCCGGACAGGCAAGAACTCATAAACAGGAACATTCTACAAGTACAAAGCGAGAATGAGAGGCTGGAAGCGAAGGAGGCAATTGGAGCCAGACTGATTAGGAGATTGAGTATGAGACCAACGGCTGAAGAACTCGTGGACAGAAATATTCTTAAAAGTgagctttattttttttttgggcagTTCAGAATTTACTTATTTCATCTTTCAGCTCAAACACCGGCGGATTTGAAGAAGGAGAAggaagaaaagaagagattcctCTTGCGTAAACTGAGCTTCAGACCTACAGTGGAGGAATTGAAGGAGAAGAAGATCATTCGCTTCAACGATTACATTGAAGTGACGCAAGCGCATGATTACGATAGAAGGGCCGATAAACCTTGGACTAGATTGACACAGAAGGATAAAGCGGCTATAAGAAAAGAATTGAACGAATTCAAGAGCGCCGAGATGGCTGTCCATGAAGAAAGTAGACATTTGACAAGGTAAGTCGATTGTCATTATGTCACTAGGCCACGCCTCTTGGCGATTCAAGGTCATCTCCAAGCCACCTGGTGGCTAAAGGGTAGGTTAAGCAATTGTTTTGCTTCGAAGCTgtagtttttttattttaccgGAATTTCGGTTACTTTTATGGAAGCATCTTGTTCCTCTGGCGAGAATTTAGTATTTCATGCAGATTTCCCTTGCAGGTTCCATAGGCCTTGACAATTGACAAAGTTAAGGAAGAATTCTATAAACACTGTGATGAAAATAGAATTAGCAATCTTCAAGTATACCCCTTGTTTGCGTCTGTCACAAAACCACGTTTAATTAACACGGTACCATTGATTTAATACTGCATTGTGTATGCCTGTGATTGTGTAGGttttatttgttaatttttgtaCATAAGTGATGTTTTTTTACTCGGATCATGTGACTCATTACATCTATTTTAGTTATCGGATGATCTCTACTGAAGAGAAATGATTGATCAAATTTATGTGAACGTGCATAACATGTATTATATTGTCAAATACATTTTGATGTGCAATGTAGCATACGAAAATCAGTCCAGAGAAAATTGAGATATACTTTAATTGTATATTATATGGTGTCTCAAATGTAATTTCTCATCCTTCATCTTCCATAAGTTACAAcattgaaaaactgaaaataattaaaaatcaaaagtataccattaaaaaataacaaaaaaaaaatattttgatctgATAATTGATAATGAAATCATTATTTCGTATTTATATCATGGAAAAAGTTGAGAAAATATATTTGGCATAACCTATGTATATTTTCTCTGAATATTTCGGAGaacattttaaaattttttatatgaagttAATTGTTTAAACATTTTTATATTTGATTGTTATTGTACCACAGTTGTTTTTGTCTCAGTTATTTCTGGTTTATCTTGCATCTTAGGAAATGTGTACTCATTTGTGAATATCATCTAttatttaaatagtaatttaagACACCCAGATAGAACGCTAGCAGAGTTAATAGTTTATGATGATCTTAATTAAGGACATAACCCTGTGATGTTGACTGAGATTTTGTTAGgaatatttcaggttttaattttttctaggtTAACTGTGATACATTGAAGCTATatgaatttgtgaataattttaacTTTGTATTGTTTGTTTGATTAACAAACATAAGAATATGGATCTCAAAAACCCTGCTCTAAATTGATTACTTTTCCAAGTTACCCTGTTGCCAAGTTTGCACGAAAGTGGAAGTACAAAGGAATAGCTATTTTCATACAACTACTATAAGAATTGGATAATCTGAACATTTCTTGTTTCTAAATTTCTTGTAAACTTGGTTGCTTAATAAAGGTCACACGTGAAAAAATCAACTTGAAGTATTTCTAAATTGCATGATAAAAAGTAGCTTAGAAAATCTTAGGAAGATCGTCAGAAGTAAATCTCACGATAGCAGTTTGACTATGATGAATAACACCAATGTTCAAGCAAGCTTGTTTGAGATTaccgtttttctgatgttgctCTATAGTTTagatattttcaattgaaaataagtGTTAAAAACTACTGCATTAAAGTTCAAAATAAGAAGATGTTCAATAGAtgattttcaccatttttttttcatactttCCTGAAGGATAAAACTGATGTGTATAGATAAAAATACCTAatatattctgaatattttatccaAGAACCAAATGATACAATAATAATATACAAATTAACAGAAGAGTCACCGATGACCTCTTAATATAATTGCTTTTAATTTTGTGCACtctttagtttttctttcaggaacCCATATCTGTATTGTACATAGGTGAATTTTGTATATATTTCTCTGAACACTGAAATTTTTCTACACTCATTTGAAGAATGTATTAAAAAATATGTTCCCATAtacttgaaataaaaattttccattaCCTATTTTGTTGGTTCACTTAAAAAACCTGCgtccaaaaaaaattcttcctcaaataggctatggaattttgaaagtTG
Above is a window of Coccinella septempunctata chromosome 5, icCocSept1.1, whole genome shotgun sequence DNA encoding:
- the LOC123312852 gene encoding phosphatase and actin regulator 2 isoform X6, translating into MAECFVSEVNKNINSSSKQSSDVPSCQEVETEEDNPSNECRDNDAKKQNGSAFRTSSLGSGGGRTPPLERKSKFSISKLLRPWKWKRKKKSEKLEAVSRTLERKISVRANRDELVQKGILLPESPLSPIKSEPEENVSSTCYTTQSSQTPPLHSAPVTSSNLPVPQGPPPAYSMSPLAMHHHMQMNHQLLQQQLIMNPQFAQANAANNNGNEPKKEKTDGLTQNGALSPSSEMPMHVQQSSFEDKPERPSTLGHGKLTRRLLCYHSEHFNDREQQTCTPPMQQDVHGEHLPPPPSSAGFILPELPEPPIPLSEIGPIPPPPMFSSPSPMPRRQVTTPPIINQHIDYDYEDAEDDEDDINNAVFDEDDDSEEHVSYMFRMPRPDPAIDTNRIDEIPAKEPRFNAVPLKSALKKKPSNSGSTGTPLSTPTQENRSVLKHGMGDSSSGFRGSQQRARIRFCTKPVKFSIGLSCTLENKENTIIITEDNSDSDSNDGPINYRDDSELSSADRLALKIARKESLSLKLSLRPDRQELINRNILQVQSENERLEAKEAIGARLIRRLSMRPTAEELVDRNILKTQTPADLKKEKEEKKRFLLRKLSFRPTVEELKEKKIIRFNDYIEVTQAHDYDRRADKPWTRLTQKDKAAIRKELNEFKSAEMAVHEESRHLTRFHRP
- the LOC123312852 gene encoding phosphatase and actin regulator 2 isoform X5 — translated: MKCFNPSLYLSLVPTGNEQLFQRVEIPQATSTGTTGRLLNSPKLNKEKNNPSNECRDNDAKKQNGSAFRTSSLGSGGGRTPPLERKSKFSISKLLRPWKWKRKKKSEKLEAVSRTLERKISVRANRDELVQKGILLPESPLSPIKSEPEENVSSTCYTTQSSQTPPLHSAPVTSSNLPVPQGPPPAYSMSPLAMHHHMQMNHQLLQQQLIMNPQFAQANAANNNGNEPKKEKTDGLTQNGALSPSSEMPMHVQQSSFEDKPERPSTLGHGKLTRRLLCYHSEHFNDREQQTCTPPMQQDVHGEHLPPPPSSAGFILPELPEPPIPLSEIGPIPPPPMFSSPSPMPRRQVTTPPIINQHIDYDYEDAEDDEDDINNAVFDEDDDSEEHVSYMFRMPRPDPAIDTNRIDEIPAKEPRFNAVPLKSALKKKPSNSGSTGTPLSTPTQENRSVLKHGMGDSSSGFRGSQQRARIRFCTKPVKFSIGLSCTLENKENTIIITEDNSDSDSNDGPINYRDDSELSSADRLALKIARKESLSLKLSLRPDRQELINRNILQVQSENERLEAKEAIGARLIRRLSMRPTAEELVDRNILKTQTPADLKKEKEEKKRFLLRKLSFRPTVEELKEKKIIRFNDYIEVTQAHDYDRRADKPWTRLTQKDKAAIRKELNEFKSAEMAVHEESRHLTRFHRP
- the LOC123312852 gene encoding phosphatase and actin regulator 2 isoform X1, with translation MAECFVSEVNKNINSSSKQSSDVPSCQEVETEEGNEQLFQRVEIPQATSTGTTGRLLNSPKLNKEKNNPSNECRDNDAKKQNGSAFRTSSLGSGGGRTPPLERKSKFSISKLLRPWKWKRKKKSEKLEAVSRTLERKISVRANRDELVQKGILLPESPLSPIKSEPEENVSSTCYTTQSSQTPPLHSAPVTSSNLPVPQGPPPAYSMSPLAMHHHMQMNHQLLQQQLIMNPQFAQANAANNNGNEPKKEKTDGLTQNGALSPSSEMPMHVQQSSFEDKPERPSTLGHGKLTRRLLCYHSEHFNDREQQTCTPPMQQDVHGEHLPPPPSSAGFILPELPEPPIPLSEIGPIPPPPMFSSPSPMPRRQVTTPPIINQHIDYDYEDAEDDEDDINNAVFDEDDDSEEHVSYMFRMPRPDPAIDTNRIDEIPAKEPRFNAVPLKSALKKKPSNSGSTGTPLSTPTQENRSVLKHGMGDSSSGFRGSQQRARIRFCTKPVKFSIGLSCTLENKENTIIITEDNSDSDSNDGPINYRDDSELSSADRLALKIARKESLSLKLSLRPDRQELINRNILQVQSENERLEAKEAIGARLIRRLSMRPTAEELVDRNILKTQTPADLKKEKEEKKRFLLRKLSFRPTVEELKEKKIIRFNDYIEVTQAHDYDRRADKPWTRLTQKDKAAIRKELNEFKSAEMAVHEESRHLTRFHRP
- the LOC123312852 gene encoding phosphatase and actin regulator 2 isoform X3 — protein: MAECFVSEVNKNINSSSKQSSDVPSCQEVETEEGNEQLFQRVEIPQATSTGTTGRLLNSPKLNKEKNNPSNECRDNDAKKQNGSAFRTSSLGSGGGRTPPLERKSKFSISKLLRPWKWKRKKKSEKLEAVSRTLERKISVRANRDELVQKGILLPESPLSPIKSEPEENVSSTCYTTQSSQTPPLHSAPVTSSNLPVPQGPPPAYSMSPLAMHHHMQMNHQLLQQQLIMNPQFAQANAANNNGNEPKKEKTDGLTQNGALSPSSEMPMHVQQSSFEDKPERPSTLGHGKLTRRLLCYHSEHFNDREQQTCTPPMQQDVHGEHLPPPPSSAGFILPELPEPPIPLSEIGPIPPPPMFSSPSPMPRRQVTTPPIINQHIDYDYEDAEDDEDDINNAVFDEDDDSEEHVSYMFRMPRPDPAIDTNRIDEIPAKEPRFNAVPLKSALKKKPSNSGSTGTPLSTPTQENRSVLKHGMGDSSSGTKPVKFSIGLSCTLENKENTIIITEDNSDSDSNDGPINYRDDSELSSADRLALKIARKESLSLKLSLRPDRQELINRNILQVQSENERLEAKEAIGARLIRRLSMRPTAEELVDRNILKTQTPADLKKEKEEKKRFLLRKLSFRPTVEELKEKKIIRFNDYIEVTQAHDYDRRADKPWTRLTQKDKAAIRKELNEFKSAEMAVHEESRHLTRFHRP
- the LOC123312852 gene encoding phosphatase and actin regulator 2 isoform X4 is translated as MASFFRRISWTRSRNNLRIRDGEIVADKDGSELESSIDLRSGCEDDKSEEVGGDNPSNECRDNDAKKQNGSAFRTSSLGSGGGRTPPLERKSKFSISKLLRPWKWKRKKKSEKLEAVSRTLERKISVRANRDELVQKGILLPESPLSPIKSEPEENVSSTCYTTQSSQTPPLHSAPVTSSNLPVPQGPPPAYSMSPLAMHHHMQMNHQLLQQQLIMNPQFAQANAANNNGNEPKKEKTDGLTQNGALSPSSEMPMHVQQSSFEDKPERPSTLGHGKLTRRLLCYHSEHFNDREQQTCTPPMQQDVHGEHLPPPPSSAGFILPELPEPPIPLSEIGPIPPPPMFSSPSPMPRRQVTTPPIINQHIDYDYEDAEDDEDDINNAVFDEDDDSEEHVSYMFRMPRPDPAIDTNRIDEIPAKEPRFNAVPLKSALKKKPSNSGSTGTPLSTPTQENRSVLKHGMGDSSSGFRGSQQRARIRFCTKPVKFSIGLSCTLENKENTIIITEDNSDSDSNDGPINYRDDSELSSADRLALKIARKESLSLKLSLRPDRQELINRNILQVQSENERLEAKEAIGARLIRRLSMRPTAEELVDRNILKTQTPADLKKEKEEKKRFLLRKLSFRPTVEELKEKKIIRFNDYIEVTQAHDYDRRADKPWTRLTQKDKAAIRKELNEFKSAEMAVHEESRHLTRFHRP
- the LOC123312852 gene encoding phosphatase and actin regulator 2 isoform X2, with product MMTKDCPPQSPCKVKTKAVAIVAPQRSNSLDYLNFQEKRELIASSLSISDFLNVGTDASKELKETTSLIIAKKQNGSAFRTSSLGSGGGRTPPLERKSKFSISKLLRPWKWKRKKKSEKLEAVSRTLERKISVRANRDELVQKGILLPESPLSPIKSEPEENVSSTCYTTQSSQTPPLHSAPVTSSNLPVPQGPPPAYSMSPLAMHHHMQMNHQLLQQQLIMNPQFAQANAANNNGNEPKKEKTDGLTQNGALSPSSEMPMHVQQSSFEDKPERPSTLGHGKLTRRLLCYHSEHFNDREQQTCTPPMQQDVHGEHLPPPPSSAGFILPELPEPPIPLSEIGPIPPPPMFSSPSPMPRRQVTTPPIINQHIDYDYEDAEDDEDDINNAVFDEDDDSEEHVSYMFRMPRPDPAIDTNRIDEIPAKEPRFNAVPLKSALKKKPSNSGSTGTPLSTPTQENRSVLKHGMGDSSSGFRGSQQRARIRFCTKPVKFSIGLSCTLENKENTIIITEDNSDSDSNDGPINYRDDSELSSADRLALKIARKESLSLKLSLRPDRQELINRNILQVQSENERLEAKEAIGARLIRRLSMRPTAEELVDRNILKTQTPADLKKEKEEKKRFLLRKLSFRPTVEELKEKKIIRFNDYIEVTQAHDYDRRADKPWTRLTQKDKAAIRKELNEFKSAEMAVHEESRHLTRFHRP